Below is a window of Enterobacter kobei DNA.
TGATGTTGAATGCAGATATGGCGACGGGCCTGAGCCTGTCGCCTGCCATCAGGCTTTTGCCTGATGGTAATGACTCACTCTGAACAAGCGACGGCAGTAATCAAGGAAGTAGCCGTAGGCCGCACCCATCAGCATCGACACCACGATATTCGAACTCACCGCCGCGACAATCTGCTGCCAGTCTGCGCCCACCGTCAGCAAAATCGCCACGTAAACCGGTGACTGAAAGGTCACATAGGCCGCAATATCTGCCAGATTTTTCATCCAGCCCGCCGGTGTATAGCGACGCG
It encodes the following:
- the alaE gene encoding L-alanine exporter AlaE, whose product is MFSPQSRLRHAVADTFAMVVYCSVVNMLIEVFLSGMSFEQSLSSRLVAIPVNILIAWPYGLYRDAIMRMARRYTPAGWMKNLADIAAYVTFQSPVYVAILLTVGADWQQIVAAVSSNIVVSMLMGAAYGYFLDYCRRLFRVSHYHQAKA